From a single Brassica rapa cultivar Chiifu-401-42 chromosome A01, CAAS_Brap_v3.01, whole genome shotgun sequence genomic region:
- the LOC103857682 gene encoding fe(2+) transport protein 2 isoform X2, which yields MATTKLVMKLVYILLIIFTFTVSPAISTAPESCDSGSDNPCIDKAKALPLKIIAIVAILTTSLIGVMAPLFSRYISFIRPDGNGFMIIKCFSSGIILGTGFMHVLPGSFEMLSSKCLSDDPWHKFPFAGFVAMLSGLVTLAIDSITTSLYTVKNAVGPVPDEYGIDQEKAIHIVGNNHSHGHGVVLATTKDDGPSDPQLLRYRIIAMVLELGILFHSVVIGLSLGATNNGCTIKGLIIALCFHHLFEGMGLGGCILQADFANVKKFLMSFFFAGTTPCAIFLGIALSSIYRDNSPTALITIGLLNACSAGMLIYMALVDLLATEFMGSMLQGSIKLQIKCFAAALLGCTVMSVIAKWA from the exons ATGGCTACTACCAAACTAGTCATGAAGCTCGTCTACAtcctcctcatcatcttcaccTTTACCGTATCTCCGGCCATCTCAACGGCCCCGGAAAGTTGCGACAGCGGCTCCGATAATCCATGCATCGACAAAGCTAAGGCTTTACCACTCAAAATCATAGCCATTGTTGCCATCCTTACGACAAGCTTGATAGGCGTAATGGCTCCTCTTTTCAGCCGTTACATTTCGTTCATCCGTCCTGACGGCAACGGTTTCATGATCATTAAGTGTTTTTCTTCCGGAATCATCCTCGGAACCGGTTTCATGCATGTCTTGCCTGGCTCTTTCGAGATGTTGTCATCGAAATGTCTTAGTGATGATCCGTGGCATAAGTTTCCTTTCGCGGGATTTGTCGCTATGTTGTCCGGTCTAGTAACTCTAGCTATTGACTCCATTACCACGAGCCTTTACACCGTCAAAAACGCAGTCGGACCAGTGCCTGATGAATATGGCATTGATCAGGAAAAGGCGATTCACATTGTAGGTAACAATCACAGTCACGGTCATGGTGTTGTGCTAGCAACTACTAAAGATGATGGACCTTCAGATCCACAGCTTTTACGATACCGTATAATTGCCATG GTATTGGAGCTTGGGATTTTATTTCACTCCGTGGTCATTGGACTATCTCTAGGAGCAACTAACAATGGATGTACCATTAAAGGACTCATAATAGCTCTATGCTTCCATCACTTGTTCGAAGGCATGGGTCTCGGTGGATGTATCCTCCAG GCAGATTTTGCCAATGTGAAGAAGTTCTTGATGTCATTCTTTTTCGCTGGAACAACACCTTGTGCTATCTTTCTTGGAATCGCATTGTCGAGTATTTATAGAGATAACAGTCCAACCGCATTGATTACAATCGGGCTGTTAAATGCTTGCTCAGCCGGAATGCTCATCTACATGGCACTCGTCGACCTTCTAGCTACTGAGTTCATGGGATCAATGCTCCAAGGTAGCATCAAACTTCAGATCAAGTGCTTCGCGGCGGCATTGCTCGGCTGCACCGTAATGTCGGTCATCGCCAAATGGGCTTAA
- the LOC103857682 gene encoding fe(2+) transport protein 2 isoform X1: protein MATTKLVMKLVYILLIIFTFTVSPAISTAPESCDSGSDNPCIDKAKALPLKIIAIVAILTTSLIGVMAPLFSRYISFIRPDGNGFMIIKCFSSGIILGTGFMHVLPGSFEMLSSKCLSDDPWHKFPFAGFVAMLSGLVTLAIDSITTSLYTVKNAVGPVPDEYGIDQEKAIHIVGNNHSHGHGVVLATTKDDGPSDPQLLRYRIIAMVLELGILFHSVVIGLSLGATNNGCTIKGLIIALCFHHLFEGMGLGGCILQVQIYIHICLFYQTNYQFEVYVLMSIIYVKQADFANVKKFLMSFFFAGTTPCAIFLGIALSSIYRDNSPTALITIGLLNACSAGMLIYMALVDLLATEFMGSMLQGSIKLQIKCFAAALLGCTVMSVIAKWA from the exons ATGGCTACTACCAAACTAGTCATGAAGCTCGTCTACAtcctcctcatcatcttcaccTTTACCGTATCTCCGGCCATCTCAACGGCCCCGGAAAGTTGCGACAGCGGCTCCGATAATCCATGCATCGACAAAGCTAAGGCTTTACCACTCAAAATCATAGCCATTGTTGCCATCCTTACGACAAGCTTGATAGGCGTAATGGCTCCTCTTTTCAGCCGTTACATTTCGTTCATCCGTCCTGACGGCAACGGTTTCATGATCATTAAGTGTTTTTCTTCCGGAATCATCCTCGGAACCGGTTTCATGCATGTCTTGCCTGGCTCTTTCGAGATGTTGTCATCGAAATGTCTTAGTGATGATCCGTGGCATAAGTTTCCTTTCGCGGGATTTGTCGCTATGTTGTCCGGTCTAGTAACTCTAGCTATTGACTCCATTACCACGAGCCTTTACACCGTCAAAAACGCAGTCGGACCAGTGCCTGATGAATATGGCATTGATCAGGAAAAGGCGATTCACATTGTAGGTAACAATCACAGTCACGGTCATGGTGTTGTGCTAGCAACTACTAAAGATGATGGACCTTCAGATCCACAGCTTTTACGATACCGTATAATTGCCATG GTATTGGAGCTTGGGATTTTATTTCACTCCGTGGTCATTGGACTATCTCTAGGAGCAACTAACAATGGATGTACCATTAAAGGACTCATAATAGCTCTATGCTTCCATCACTTGTTCGAAGGCATGGGTCTCGGTGGATGTATCCTCCAGGTTCagatatacatacatatatgtctCTTCTATCAAACTAATTATCAGTTTGAAGTTTACGTTCTTATGTCAATAATTTACGTGAAACAGGCAGATTTTGCCAATGTGAAGAAGTTCTTGATGTCATTCTTTTTCGCTGGAACAACACCTTGTGCTATCTTTCTTGGAATCGCATTGTCGAGTATTTATAGAGATAACAGTCCAACCGCATTGATTACAATCGGGCTGTTAAATGCTTGCTCAGCCGGAATGCTCATCTACATGGCACTCGTCGACCTTCTAGCTACTGAGTTCATGGGATCAATGCTCCAAGGTAGCATCAAACTTCAGATCAAGTGCTTCGCGGCGGCATTGCTCGGCTGCACCGTAATGTCGGTCATCGCCAAATGGGCTTAA